One Candidatus Binatus sp. DNA segment encodes these proteins:
- the lepB gene encoding signal peptidase I — protein sequence MAEPARNLPKLQSSGASPVPAVGEQRKSVVREYGEAMFVALILAIFIRTFFVQAYKIPSGSMEPTLLIGDHILVNKIGYGLRMPDSIFGLQIPGLPYGRYLFHLESVHRGDVVVFVFPPDRTKDFIKRVIGIAGDTIQVKDGVVWLNGAKMPDPNAHLEVSSSDRTAGSPRDNFGPITVPAGKLFMMGDNRDRSYDSRFWGFVDDDDVEGHATVIYWSWDGDGSSVLPIRWNRFGMIVR from the coding sequence GTGGCTGAGCCCGCGCGAAACCTGCCGAAATTGCAGTCCTCGGGCGCAAGTCCGGTCCCCGCGGTCGGCGAGCAGCGCAAATCGGTCGTCCGCGAGTACGGCGAGGCGATGTTCGTCGCGCTGATCCTCGCGATCTTCATCCGCACGTTTTTCGTTCAGGCCTACAAGATCCCGTCAGGTTCGATGGAACCGACGCTGCTGATCGGCGACCACATCCTGGTCAACAAAATCGGGTACGGACTCCGCATGCCCGATTCGATCTTCGGCCTGCAGATTCCGGGACTGCCGTACGGCCGCTATTTGTTTCATCTCGAGTCGGTGCATCGCGGCGACGTCGTCGTATTTGTGTTTCCGCCCGACCGCACCAAGGATTTCATCAAGCGCGTGATCGGCATCGCGGGCGACACGATCCAGGTCAAGGACGGCGTGGTCTGGTTGAACGGCGCGAAGATGCCCGATCCGAACGCGCACCTCGAAGTCAGTTCGTCGGATCGCACCGCCGGCTCGCCGCGCGACAACTTCGGTCCGATCACGGTGCCCGCCGGCAAGCTGTTCATGATGGGCGACAATCGCGACCGCAGCTACGACAGCCGGTTTTGGGGCTTCGTCGACGATGACGATGTCGAAGGCCACGCCACCGTGATTTATTGGTCGTGGGACGGTGACGGTTCAAGTGTTCTTCCGATTCGATGGAACCGATTTGGCATGATCGTCCGCTAA
- the pyrR gene encoding bifunctional pyr operon transcriptional regulator/uracil phosphoribosyltransferase PyrR — MNPAHTVVLDAAQLGRSLKRIAMEIAERTGGDDNLVLVGIVRRGATLAERIASELQANGKRQVPVGTLDISSYRDDGKGAPGDPRLIGRDIPFSLDGKRVVLVDDVLYTGRTVRAALDAISDLGRAESVQLAVLVDRGERELPIRADYVGKNVQAPPGQRVYVRLAEVDGTDAVVVGERK; from the coding sequence ATGAATCCCGCGCACACCGTCGTGCTCGACGCCGCGCAGCTTGGCCGCTCGCTCAAGCGTATCGCGATGGAAATCGCGGAGCGCACCGGCGGCGACGATAACCTCGTGCTGGTCGGAATCGTCCGCCGCGGCGCGACGCTCGCCGAACGAATCGCATCCGAGCTGCAAGCGAACGGCAAACGCCAGGTACCGGTCGGCACGCTCGATATCTCGTCCTATCGGGACGACGGCAAAGGCGCGCCCGGCGATCCGCGATTGATTGGCCGCGACATTCCATTCTCGCTCGATGGCAAGCGAGTCGTGCTGGTGGATGACGTCCTCTACACCGGGCGCACCGTCCGCGCAGCGCTCGACGCGATCTCCGACCTGGGTCGCGCCGAATCCGTGCAGCTCGCGGTGCTGGTCGATCGCGGTGAGCGCGAGTTGCCGATCCGCGCCGATTACGTCGGCAAAAATGTTCAGGCGCCGCCTGGACAGCGCGTGTACGTGCGCCTTGCTGAAGTCGACGGGACCGACGCGGTCGTGGTCGGAGAGCGCAAATGA
- a CDS encoding UDP-glucose/GDP-mannose dehydrogenase family protein, giving the protein MNITVVGTGYVGLVSGTCYAESGNEVVCVDIDERRIAQLIEGKAPFYEPGLEELVRRNVKEGRLHFTTDVSYAVAQSMVSYIAVGTPMNATGAADLSAIFKAAEDIARAVTGYHIIAIKSTVPVGTNDRVREIVNRVAKHRIDVCSVPEFLKEGSAIEDFMRPDRVVIGSLSDQARAILREIHSPFVRTDNPILEMDPKSAELTKYASNAMLALRISFINDMANLCDAVGADINAVRRGLGSDRRIGSSFLFPGIGYGGSCFPKDVQALIHSASENGLDFALLAAAESVNMRQKRLIPQRVKQHFGDDLSGKVFAVWGTAFKPRTDDMREAPSLVVIEELLRAGAQCRVHDPEALENARKYFGDRVTYHKTNYEALKNADALLILTEWNEFRRPNFQRIKNELKQPVIFDGRNLYDPDLMKALEFRYYSVGRHPV; this is encoded by the coding sequence ATGAACATCACAGTGGTGGGGACCGGGTATGTCGGTCTGGTCAGCGGAACTTGCTATGCGGAAAGCGGCAACGAGGTTGTCTGTGTTGATATTGACGAACGCCGTATCGCGCAGCTTATCGAGGGCAAGGCGCCGTTTTATGAACCCGGCCTCGAAGAGCTGGTGCGCCGCAATGTGAAGGAGGGACGCCTCCATTTCACGACCGACGTAAGCTACGCGGTGGCGCAATCGATGGTGTCGTACATCGCGGTCGGCACTCCGATGAACGCGACTGGCGCCGCCGATTTGAGCGCGATTTTCAAGGCCGCGGAGGACATCGCCAGGGCCGTCACCGGTTACCACATCATTGCGATCAAGAGCACGGTGCCGGTCGGCACCAATGATCGCGTGAGAGAGATTGTGAACCGGGTCGCGAAGCATCGCATCGACGTTTGCTCGGTGCCTGAATTTCTGAAGGAAGGCTCCGCAATCGAAGATTTCATGCGGCCCGATCGAGTTGTGATCGGCAGCTTGAGCGATCAGGCGAGGGCAATTTTGCGCGAGATTCACAGTCCCTTCGTGCGCACCGACAATCCGATCCTCGAGATGGATCCGAAGTCGGCGGAACTGACTAAGTACGCGTCGAATGCGATGCTTGCGCTGCGCATCTCGTTCATCAACGACATGGCGAATCTATGCGACGCGGTCGGCGCGGATATCAATGCGGTGCGGCGCGGTTTGGGTTCCGATCGGCGGATTGGCTCGTCGTTCCTGTTTCCGGGTATCGGCTATGGCGGTTCGTGTTTTCCGAAAGACGTGCAGGCGCTGATTCACTCGGCGTCCGAAAATGGTCTCGATTTCGCGCTGCTGGCGGCGGCCGAATCGGTCAACATGCGGCAGAAGCGGTTGATCCCGCAGCGCGTGAAGCAGCATTTCGGAGACGATCTCAGCGGCAAGGTATTCGCGGTCTGGGGCACCGCATTCAAGCCGCGCACCGACGATATGCGCGAAGCGCCTTCGCTGGTGGTGATCGAGGAGCTGCTGCGCGCGGGCGCGCAATGCCGGGTGCACGATCCGGAGGCGCTTGAAAACGCGCGCAAGTATTTCGGCGATCGCGTCACCTACCACAAGACCAATTACGAGGCGCTCAAAAACGCCGACGCGCTGCTGATCCTGACTGAGTGGAACGAATTCCGCCGGCCCAATTTCCAGCGCATCAAGAATGAACTCAAGCAGCCGGTGATTTTCGACGGCCGAAACCTGTATGATCCGGATCTCATGAAGGCGCTCGAATTCCGCTACTACTCAGTCGGGCGTCATCCGGTTTAA
- a CDS encoding NAD-dependent epimerase/dehydratase family protein: MRIVVTGGAGFIGSHTVDALVAAGADEIFVLDDLSSGKRNQVNTRAAFFQVDLRDAAAVKAVVEKTRPEAIIHCAAQMDVRRSVADPAFDAQVNVVGFLNLIEAARQQGLRRVILSSTGGAIYGEQDEFPCTEDHPLRPVSPYGVAKLATEAYLFFYKVQYGIDYVALRYGNVYGPRQDPHGEAGVVAIFCGRILGGKPVTIFGDGEQTRDYVFVSDVARANIAALNSTASGVALNIGTGIETNVNELYSTLAAIADFPAAAEYAGERPGEQRRSVISPARAASTIAWRPEKALGEGLEDTFKYFKDRRGRSN, from the coding sequence ATGAGGATTGTGGTAACTGGCGGCGCCGGTTTTATCGGCTCGCATACCGTCGATGCGCTGGTCGCGGCGGGCGCGGATGAAATTTTCGTCCTCGACGATTTATCCAGCGGCAAGCGCAATCAGGTGAATACCAGGGCTGCGTTTTTCCAGGTCGATCTGCGCGACGCTGCCGCGGTAAAAGCCGTCGTCGAGAAGACCAGGCCCGAGGCGATCATCCACTGCGCCGCGCAAATGGACGTGCGGCGATCGGTCGCCGATCCGGCGTTCGACGCGCAAGTCAACGTGGTCGGCTTTCTCAATCTGATCGAAGCCGCGCGTCAGCAAGGCCTCCGTCGTGTCATACTTTCGTCCACCGGCGGCGCGATCTACGGCGAACAGGACGAGTTTCCCTGCACTGAGGATCATCCGCTGCGGCCGGTCAGTCCTTACGGCGTCGCGAAACTGGCCACCGAGGCCTACCTGTTTTTCTACAAAGTTCAGTACGGCATCGATTACGTCGCGCTGCGTTACGGAAATGTTTACGGCCCGCGGCAGGATCCGCACGGCGAGGCGGGCGTCGTCGCGATCTTTTGCGGCAGGATACTCGGCGGCAAGCCGGTTACGATTTTCGGCGACGGCGAACAGACACGCGACTACGTATTCGTCAGCGACGTGGCGCGCGCCAATATCGCGGCGCTCAACTCGACGGCTTCCGGCGTGGCGCTGAATATCGGCACCGGAATCGAGACCAACGTGAATGAACTCTACTCGACGCTCGCCGCGATCGCCGATTTCCCCGCCGCCGCGGAGTATGCCGGTGAGCGCCCCGGCGAGCAGCGCCGTTCCGTGATATCGCCGGCGCGAGCCGCATCGACGATCGCATGGCGTCCCGAGAAAGCGCTCGGCGAAGGGCTCGAGGACACCTTCAAATACTTTAAGGATCGCCGGGGGCGCTCAAATTGA
- the lepA gene encoding translation elongation factor 4: MTESSSIRNFSIIAHIDHGKSTLADRILERTGALTMRESKDQFLDSMDLERERGITIKARSVRLDYAAKDGKSYVLNLIDTPGHVDFAYEVSRSLAACEGALLVVDASQGVEAQTLANVYLALDHGLEIIPVVNKIDLPGADIERTRQQIEEVIGLDASDAILTSAKEGIGIAEVLEAIVARIPPPKLAPDQTVRALIFDSWYDVYEGVIGLVRVFGGELKRGMKVLLMGTDKTGEVMRLGHFTPHERAAETLGPGEVGFIVANIKTVADMRVGDTITDADNPATEPLPGFKELKPMVFAGLYPTEANQYGALRDSIEKLTLNDASLICEPETSQALGFGFRAGFLGLLHMEIAQERLEREFGINLIVTAPTVAYQVRSISGEVKIVDNPTLLPDENSIEAIEEPFILASVHMPEEFLGAVMKLCEDRRGLQRDLKFVGDKRVILHYELPLAEIVFDFYDRLKSVSRGYASLDYEFLDFRAGPLVKLDIRINGEIVDALSIIVHRDKSYERGRALCEKMRELIPRQMFDVAIQASIGAKIIARESVKALRKNVTAKCYGGDITRKRKLLEKQKEGKKRMKQVGRVEIPQEAFLALLKVGE, encoded by the coding sequence ATGACCGAATCATCTTCGATTCGCAATTTTTCGATCATCGCGCATATCGATCACGGCAAGTCCACGCTCGCCGATCGGATCCTCGAGCGCACCGGCGCGCTCACGATGCGCGAATCGAAGGATCAGTTCCTCGATTCGATGGATCTCGAACGCGAACGCGGCATCACGATCAAGGCGCGCTCGGTCCGCCTCGACTACGCCGCCAAGGACGGCAAGAGTTACGTTCTCAACCTGATCGATACGCCCGGCCACGTCGATTTCGCGTACGAAGTGTCGCGCAGCCTTGCGGCGTGCGAAGGAGCGCTGCTGGTCGTCGATGCGAGCCAGGGGGTCGAAGCACAGACGCTCGCCAACGTTTACCTGGCGCTCGATCACGGTCTCGAAATCATTCCGGTGGTCAACAAGATCGATTTGCCGGGCGCCGACATCGAGCGCACGCGCCAGCAGATCGAGGAAGTGATCGGCCTCGACGCGTCCGACGCGATCCTGACCAGCGCGAAGGAGGGCATCGGCATCGCCGAGGTGCTCGAGGCGATCGTCGCGCGAATCCCGCCGCCGAAGCTAGCTCCGGACCAGACTGTCCGCGCGCTCATCTTCGACAGTTGGTACGACGTGTATGAAGGCGTGATCGGTTTGGTGCGCGTTTTTGGCGGCGAACTCAAGCGCGGGATGAAGGTGCTCCTGATGGGCACCGACAAGACCGGCGAAGTGATGCGGCTTGGGCATTTCACGCCGCACGAACGCGCCGCCGAGACGCTCGGGCCGGGCGAAGTTGGCTTCATCGTCGCGAATATTAAGACGGTGGCGGACATGCGGGTCGGCGACACGATCACCGACGCGGACAATCCCGCGACCGAACCGCTGCCCGGCTTCAAGGAATTGAAGCCGATGGTATTCGCCGGGCTTTACCCGACCGAGGCGAACCAGTATGGCGCGCTGCGCGACTCGATCGAGAAGCTAACGCTGAACGACGCGAGCCTGATCTGCGAGCCGGAGACGTCGCAGGCGCTGGGTTTTGGTTTTCGCGCCGGCTTCCTCGGATTGCTGCATATGGAGATCGCGCAGGAGCGGCTCGAGCGCGAATTCGGCATCAATCTGATCGTCACCGCGCCGACCGTCGCGTACCAGGTGCGAAGCATCTCTGGCGAGGTGAAGATCGTTGACAATCCGACGCTGCTGCCGGACGAAAACTCGATCGAGGCGATCGAGGAGCCGTTCATCCTCGCGTCGGTGCATATGCCGGAGGAGTTCCTCGGGGCCGTGATGAAGCTCTGCGAGGATCGCCGCGGTCTGCAACGCGATCTGAAATTCGTCGGCGACAAGCGCGTCATCCTGCACTACGAGTTGCCGCTCGCCGAGATCGTTTTCGATTTTTACGATCGCCTCAAGTCGGTGAGCCGCGGTTACGCGTCGCTGGATTACGAGTTTCTGGACTTCAGGGCCGGGCCTCTGGTTAAATTGGATATTCGCATCAACGGCGAGATCGTGGACGCGCTTTCGATTATTGTGCATCGGGACAAATCCTACGAACGCGGCCGCGCGCTGTGCGAAAAGATGCGCGAGTTGATCCCGCGCCAGATGTTCGACGTCGCGATCCAGGCGTCGATCGGCGCCAAGATTATCGCGCGCGAATCGGTCAAGGCGCTGCGCAAGAACGTAACCGCGAAATGCTACGGCGGCGACATCACGCGCAAACGCAAGCTGCTCGAGAAACAGAAGGAAGGCAAAAAGCGGATGAAGCAGGTCGGTCGCGTCGAAATCCCGCAGGAAGCCTTCCTGGCCCTGCTCAAGGTCGGAGAGTAG
- a CDS encoding dihydroorotase produces MKAILLKGGRVIDPASGIDEVCDVILRHGEIEAVEALLSNAPDDANVIDVAGCWVMPGLIDPHVHLRDPGFPEKETIASGLRAAAAGGFSAVAAMANTSPVNDTREITAYMLERAKGVRAARLVPVSAVTRGLRGVEPVDFAAMIEAGARMFSDDGIPIDDPVILSRALEEISRLGFATSLHEEDRALSRDAALNAGEVSKRLGVSGVPVSAEAERVRRDLALAIGSGAAVHIAHASTAETFDLIRAARHHGAHVSCEVAPHHFALDETAALTWGPNAKMNPPLRSRADVEAVHEAIRDGTADMIASDHAPHDPKSKQMDSLAGYFGPGREPPRLDHELANIFEHAANGIVGLETSVGLALDLVHRSLIQPARFVAMMSLNPATLLRLEAGTLAPGAAADVTVIDPNLDWVVEPGKFLSKSRNTPFAGRRLRGKAILTLVGGEIVYDGRKGAVR; encoded by the coding sequence TTGAAAGCGATTCTGCTCAAAGGCGGCAGAGTGATCGATCCCGCGAGCGGAATCGACGAAGTCTGTGACGTGATTCTTCGCCACGGCGAAATCGAAGCGGTCGAAGCGCTCCTCAGCAACGCACCCGACGACGCTAATGTGATTGACGTCGCGGGATGCTGGGTGATGCCTGGCCTGATCGATCCGCACGTACATCTGCGCGACCCTGGTTTTCCGGAAAAGGAAACCATCGCAAGCGGTCTTCGCGCCGCGGCGGCCGGGGGCTTCAGCGCAGTCGCCGCGATGGCCAACACGTCGCCGGTGAACGACACGCGCGAAATCACCGCCTACATGCTCGAGCGCGCCAAAGGCGTCAGGGCGGCGCGCCTGGTGCCCGTATCTGCGGTGACGCGCGGCCTGCGCGGCGTCGAGCCGGTCGATTTCGCCGCGATGATTGAGGCGGGCGCGCGGATGTTCTCCGACGACGGCATCCCGATCGACGATCCGGTGATTCTGTCGCGCGCGCTCGAAGAAATATCGCGGCTCGGATTCGCGACGTCGCTGCATGAAGAAGATCGCGCGCTCTCGCGCGATGCGGCGCTGAACGCCGGCGAAGTCTCGAAGCGGCTGGGCGTGAGCGGCGTGCCCGTGTCTGCCGAAGCGGAGCGCGTGCGGCGCGATCTCGCGCTCGCAATCGGTTCCGGCGCCGCGGTTCATATTGCGCATGCTTCGACCGCGGAAACTTTCGACTTGATTCGAGCGGCGCGCCATCACGGCGCCCACGTAAGTTGCGAAGTCGCGCCTCATCATTTCGCGCTCGATGAAACCGCGGCGCTGACTTGGGGTCCAAACGCGAAGATGAATCCTCCGCTCCGCAGTCGCGCCGACGTTGAGGCTGTCCACGAGGCGATTCGCGACGGCACCGCCGATATGATTGCCTCCGATCATGCGCCGCACGACCCCAAGTCGAAGCAGATGGACTCGCTGGCGGGATACTTCGGTCCTGGCCGCGAGCCGCCGCGCCTCGATCACGAGCTCGCGAACATCTTTGAGCACGCCGCCAACGGAATCGTCGGACTCGAAACGTCGGTCGGTCTCGCGCTCGACCTGGTGCATCGATCGTTGATCCAGCCCGCGCGATTCGTTGCGATGATGTCGCTCAATCCTGCGACGCTGCTCCGGCTTGAAGCCGGCACGTTGGCTCCAGGAGCGGCTGCCGACGTAACCGTGATCGATCCAAATCTCGATTGGGTCGTCGAGCCGGGAAAATTTCTGTCGAAGAGCCGCAACACCCCATTCGCCGGGAGAAGGCTTCGCGGCAAGGCAATTCTGACTCTGGTCGGCGGTGAAATCGTGTACGACGGAAGGAAGGGCGCGGTTCGATGA
- a CDS encoding PfkB family carbohydrate kinase codes for MSIVVVGSVAYDDVDTTHGNVVDALGGSASYFAVAARFFTPVSVVAVVGSDFKAEDRQRLAERGIDLRALEQKEGRTFHWHGRYHEDMNKRDTVSVELNVFDGFMPNLLADQRRCDYLFLANIAPSLQQRVLSQVSTPKLVAGDTMNLWINETRDDLIKLLSRLDILTLNDEEARMLSGESNLVKAGRAILAMGPRMLLVKRGEYGVLQFSKEGMFAVPAYPLEEVIDPTGAGDTFAGGMMGFLARSGRVSESSLRTAVVYGSVLASFVVEKFSLDRLFELTWDDIDKRYRAFIDLIDSHHARWITQ; via the coding sequence ATGAGTATTGTAGTTGTCGGTTCCGTAGCCTATGACGATGTCGATACAACGCATGGAAATGTAGTCGATGCGTTGGGCGGTTCGGCCAGCTATTTCGCGGTCGCCGCGCGCTTCTTCACGCCCGTCAGCGTGGTGGCGGTCGTAGGCTCCGACTTCAAGGCCGAGGATCGCCAGCGGCTGGCGGAGCGCGGAATCGATCTGCGCGCGCTCGAACAGAAAGAGGGCAGAACCTTCCATTGGCACGGGCGTTATCACGAGGATATGAACAAGCGCGATACGGTGAGCGTCGAGCTGAACGTGTTCGACGGCTTCATGCCGAATCTGCTGGCCGATCAGCGGCGCTGCGACTATTTGTTTCTCGCCAACATCGCGCCGAGCCTTCAGCAGCGGGTGCTCTCGCAAGTCAGCACGCCCAAGCTGGTCGCGGGCGATACGATGAATCTGTGGATCAACGAGACCCGCGACGATCTAATAAAGCTGCTCTCCCGCCTGGATATTCTGACGCTCAACGACGAGGAAGCGCGGATGCTGTCGGGCGAAAGCAACCTGGTGAAAGCGGGTCGCGCGATCCTCGCGATGGGTCCGCGGATGCTGCTGGTCAAGCGCGGCGAATACGGCGTGCTGCAATTCAGCAAGGAAGGGATGTTTGCGGTGCCGGCTTATCCGCTCGAGGAAGTGATCGATCCTACAGGCGCGGGCGATACCTTCGCCGGCGGCATGATGGGATTTCTTGCGCGCAGCGGCCGCGTGAGCGAGTCCTCGCTCAGGACCGCGGTGGTTTACGGCAGCGTGCTGGCGTCGTTCGTGGTCGAGAAATTCTCGCTCGACCGGCTGTTCGAGCTGACCTGGGATGACATCGACAAACGCTACCGCGCATTCATCGACCTTATCGATTCCCATCATGCGAGATGGATTACTCAGTAG
- a CDS encoding aspartate carbamoyltransferase catalytic subunit, which produces MPQLAKIDLVSIEDLQTSEIDRIFELADEFADGLARGQRIASASGLIMATLFYEPSTRTRLSFESAMHRLGGGVISSADMQASSAAKGESLADTVRVVSSYADLIVLRHPHDGAARVAADYATCPVLNAGDGSREHPTQTLCDLYILRRKKGHLKGLTVALCGDLKFGRTVHSLIYALARFGANIVAVPTAGMDVPGYVLERLAAERNYSFSTVTMDELKSIAGGLDALYLTPSAPHQMALFTAGDEIQKIPSAEPPAALDAFYVTRMQKERMTAKDINAGDYVRFDARALKTSRTQSAVVMHPLPRTDELAYELDADPRAVYFEQAAAGVPVRMALIAWLIEKGKAAARREAPAAGVAIRFKGEASLPRCANSNCISRFEGAYLRARFTLARGVDPSALALKCGFCERELKIEFVGHVRSHRYYRYDDTLQGYVRQWIEEGSLAVFESVKQAEEGGYEPYKRGPQREIMKPDEIASAVESLADQIIADLPDLTSVSMVGVVSRGAILALRLRDLIERKTRIRPPCAALDAYTHADAMSPIDGAEDFNVEGRTIVLVDDVINSGWTVQRAMATIWKRGRPAAVRLAVLIDRGHRAVPIRPNYCGKNIPTSRTERVQVRLSAPGVHGKSKANDRVMIYSIVEPLKQPEPAN; this is translated from the coding sequence ATGCCTCAACTCGCGAAAATCGATCTGGTCTCGATCGAGGATCTGCAGACCTCAGAGATCGATCGCATCTTCGAACTCGCCGACGAGTTCGCCGACGGGCTCGCGCGCGGCCAGCGGATCGCTTCGGCGTCGGGATTGATCATGGCGACGCTGTTTTACGAACCCTCGACGCGCACGCGCCTAAGCTTCGAGTCCGCGATGCATCGGCTCGGTGGCGGCGTGATCAGTTCGGCAGACATGCAGGCCAGTTCGGCCGCCAAGGGCGAGAGCCTGGCCGATACCGTGCGGGTCGTGAGTTCGTACGCCGACCTGATCGTGCTTCGCCATCCGCACGACGGCGCCGCCCGCGTCGCGGCCGACTACGCGACATGTCCGGTGCTGAACGCCGGCGACGGCAGCCGCGAGCATCCCACGCAGACGCTGTGCGATTTGTACATCCTGCGCCGCAAGAAGGGTCATCTGAAGGGGCTCACCGTCGCGCTTTGCGGCGATCTCAAATTCGGCCGCACGGTGCATTCGCTGATCTATGCCCTCGCGCGCTTCGGCGCGAATATCGTCGCGGTGCCGACCGCCGGGATGGACGTGCCCGGCTATGTCCTCGAGCGCCTGGCCGCCGAACGCAACTACAGTTTTTCCACGGTTACGATGGATGAACTCAAGTCGATCGCGGGCGGGCTCGATGCGCTCTATCTGACGCCGAGCGCGCCGCATCAGATGGCGCTGTTCACCGCCGGTGACGAGATTCAGAAAATTCCCAGCGCGGAACCGCCCGCCGCGCTCGACGCCTTTTACGTCACGCGCATGCAGAAGGAACGCATGACCGCGAAGGACATCAACGCCGGCGACTACGTCCGCTTCGACGCGCGCGCGCTCAAGACCAGCCGCACGCAATCCGCGGTCGTGATGCATCCGTTGCCGCGCACCGACGAACTGGCCTACGAACTCGACGCCGACCCGCGTGCAGTTTATTTCGAGCAAGCGGCCGCGGGAGTGCCGGTGCGGATGGCGCTGATCGCGTGGCTGATCGAAAAGGGCAAGGCGGCGGCGCGTCGTGAAGCGCCCGCGGCTGGCGTTGCGATTCGTTTCAAGGGCGAGGCGTCGCTGCCGCGATGCGCCAATTCTAATTGCATCTCGCGTTTCGAAGGTGCGTATTTGCGGGCGCGATTCACGCTCGCGCGCGGCGTCGATCCTTCGGCGCTGGCGCTGAAATGCGGCTTCTGCGAGCGTGAATTGAAAATCGAATTCGTCGGCCACGTCCGCTCGCATCGCTACTATCGCTACGACGACACGCTGCAAGGCTATGTGCGCCAGTGGATCGAAGAAGGATCGCTGGCGGTGTTCGAAAGCGTGAAGCAGGCCGAGGAGGGCGGCTACGAACCCTACAAGCGCGGCCCGCAACGCGAAATCATGAAGCCGGACGAAATCGCGAGCGCGGTCGAGTCGCTGGCGGATCAGATAATCGCGGACCTGCCGGATCTAACCAGCGTATCGATGGTAGGCGTCGTCAGCCGCGGTGCGATTCTCGCGCTTAGGCTGCGCGATCTAATCGAGCGCAAGACCAGGATTCGGCCGCCGTGCGCTGCGCTGGACGCTTACACTCACGCCGACGCGATGAGCCCGATCGATGGCGCGGAAGATTTCAACGTCGAAGGCCGCACGATCGTGCTGGTGGACGACGTGATCAACAGTGGATGGACCGTGCAGCGCGCGATGGCCACGATTTGGAAGCGCGGCCGTCCCGCCGCCGTCAGGCTCGCAGTGCTGATCGATCGCGGCCATCGCGCGGTGCCGATTCGGCCCAACTACTGCGGCAAAAATATTCCGACTTCGCGGACGGAGCGCGTGCAGGTGAGACTGTCAGCGCCCGGCGTGCATGGAAAAAGCAAAGCGAACGATCGCGTGATGATCTATTCGATCGTCGAGCCGCTCAAGCAACCGGAGCCCGCCAATTGA
- a CDS encoding glycosyltransferase family 2 protein: MDYSVVIPLFNERDNLAPLHAELTGVMRAVGHSYELVFIDDGSTDGGIEVLREIKGSDPAVHVIRLARNSGQTAALACGFRHASGDVIVALDADLQNDPADIPRLLAALDQGYDLASGWRTARWQKEKFTRRIPSIAANSLISAITGVRLHDYGCTFKAYRRELAQSLNLYGEMHRFVPAIAAEQGARIVEVPIGFRPRRAGISKYGLGRIIRTLLDLVTVKFLSGYSTAPIQIFGLIGIVLGGLGSLWTFILVIEKVLFGYTLGNRPALLLAVLLVVVGVQFISMGLLGEMLARTYHESQGKPVYIIKEEF, translated from the coding sequence ATGGATTACTCAGTAGTTATTCCGCTATTCAACGAGCGGGATAATCTCGCCCCTCTCCACGCCGAATTGACCGGTGTGATGCGAGCAGTTGGGCATTCCTACGAACTCGTGTTCATCGACGACGGCAGCACCGACGGCGGAATCGAAGTGCTGCGCGAGATCAAAGGCTCGGATCCCGCCGTCCATGTTATTCGGCTCGCGCGAAACTCGGGACAGACGGCGGCGCTCGCGTGCGGCTTCAGGCACGCATCGGGCGATGTGATCGTTGCGCTCGACGCTGATTTGCAAAACGATCCGGCCGACATCCCGCGACTGCTCGCCGCGCTTGACCAGGGTTACGATCTCGCGAGCGGATGGCGCACGGCCCGCTGGCAGAAGGAGAAATTCACTCGCCGGATTCCGTCGATCGCGGCCAATTCGCTGATTTCCGCGATCACCGGCGTGCGACTCCACGATTACGGATGCACCTTCAAGGCGTATCGCCGCGAGTTAGCGCAGAGCCTGAACCTCTACGGCGAGATGCATCGATTCGTGCCGGCGATCGCCGCGGAGCAGGGCGCACGCATCGTCGAAGTTCCGATCGGGTTTCGGCCGCGCCGCGCTGGCATTTCGAAATACGGCCTCGGCCGAATAATTCGCACACTACTCGATCTGGTTACTGTCAAGTTTTTATCTGGCTATTCGACGGCGCCGATTCAGATATTCGGCTTAATAGGCATTGTACTGGGCGGACTTGGTAGTTTGTGGACATTCATATTGGTAATCGAAAAAGTACTGTTCGGTTACACACTGGGTAATCGGCCGGCGCTGCTGCTGGCCGTGTTGCTGGTGGTAGTTGGCGTTCAATTCATCAGTATGGGCTTGCTGGGAGAGATGCTGGCGCGCACCTATCATGAGTCGCAGGGCAAGCCCGTGTATATAATCAAGGAGGAGTTCTAG